From the Vibrio tubiashii ATCC 19109 genome, the window ATCCACTTCCTATGTTTGGTCCGAATGAATTGGCATCATAATCGGTTTAGTAACAAAAGCAAAAGGAGAGCGTATGCTCTCCTTTGGATTGAGTTAGTGAAGATTAATCTTCCCACACCACGAGTTGTCCTTTTGGCCAGTTATGACCAATGTCGTGGTATTTTTGTTCTAGAACATGACGTTTGATCTTAAGCGTTGGCGTCAAGATACCATTCTCGATACTCCACGGGTCTTTGATCATTAGCACGCCTTTGATCTGCTCGTGAGATTCAAGGTCGGCGTTCATTCTCGCAATGACCTTTTTGGTTGTTCTCTCATAACGCTCTTTATCGAAGTTCGGGAAGTCATGCGGAACTACGAGAAGAATGGGTGCTGGCAGACCAAGCCCAATCAAACACATCATTTCGACTCGACTGTATTCAAACAGCTTTTTCTCGATTGGCACAGGGGCAACAAATTTACCTTTAGCTGTCTTAAAGGTATCTTTCTTACGACCTTGAATCGTTAGATAGCCTTCACTATCAATAAAGCCGATGTCGCCTGTATGTAGCCAGCCTTCAGCATTGAATGACTCTTGCGTTGCAATATCATTCTTGTAGTAGCCAGAGAACAAGCCTTTACCGCGAACCATGATCTCCTCATCTTCGGCAATCTTAAGTTCAATACCGGGTCCTGCATTACCGACACTACCTATTTTGTCTGCGCGGAATGGGTAGTTGAGCGTACTGTAGGCAAACGACTCTGTCATGCCCCATGCTTCGGTGATATGTAGACCAACGCTGTGATACCACTCAAGTAGAGCAGGTGAAACTGGCGCAGAACCACAGCCGAGTACACGTGCTTGATCTAATCCCAAGCCTTCTGCGAGTTTCTTCTTAATCAGAGAGTTTACAAACGGTATCTTAAGAAGAATGTTGAGTTTTTTCTGCGGTAGCTTGTCTTGAATACGTTGCTGGAACAGAGTCCATAGGCGAGGAACTGAGATAAACAGCGTTGGGCGCTGCATTTTCACGTCTTCGATAAAGGTATCTAAAGACTCAGGGAAGGCGGTTTGAACGCCACCCATAATCGATGAACCAAAGATGTAAACGCGTTCAGTGATGTGTGCTAACGGCAGATAAGAGAACAAGCGATCGTTTTCTTGGATACCGATATGATTAATAAGCTGTTGAACTGACCAACTGAATGCGCCGTAAGTCAGCATTGCGCCTTTAGGTAGACCAGAAGTACCAGAGGTGTATACCAATGACATTAACTTATCATCATAATGTTCTGGACGAGTCTCACTAGGCTGAGCTGAAGCAATTAACTCTTTGAACTGATATTTACATTTTGGCGCAGTATCATAAGGTAGTGAGATAGTAATGACATCAGGCTTTGAGTCGATCACTTGCTGAGTCGCTGCAGCGTCATCTAACTTACCGCCAATCAATACTTTACTTTCACTATGCGTTAAACAGTATTCGATCGTATCCGCCCCCGCAGTAGGGAAGATAGGGACACTTACAAAATCACCAAGCATCATCGCTAAATCACAAATAAACCATTCGGCACAGTTTTTTGAGACTAAGGCGACTTTATCGCGAGGTTGAACGCCAAGATCGTTTAACGCACTTACTAGCTTCAATGCCTGATCGGCGACTTCAGCATAGGTATATTCAACAAACTTTCGATTGATGGTTTGCTTGAGATAAACCTCGTTTGGGCGTTCCTCAGCCCATTTTAGGATCATCTCGTTTGGTGGTGGGAGAGCACAGGTTGGTTTGCTTAACTCGTTAGGCTGAATCATTCTCTAACTCCATGTTATTTGCAAAGTTATGTTTATATTTTTATTGTTAATAGATTGTTAACTCTAGCATGTTAGTCTAAGCGGAGGAAAGTGCAAGTCGCGAGTTTTCGTGCATCTTGTGAACAATATACGTAAACGCGCTCAATATGCATAAGTCGTCCGAATGGGAGACTTCCTCGTTATCTACTACTAGTGTAGTTGACGGTAGATAGCCGGGCTGATTCCAGTCTTCTTTTTAAAGATACGAGAAAAGTAGGAGACGTCGTTGTAACCACATTGGAAGGCGATAAAGGAAATCTTTTCTTTGCGGTCGTTGGTGAGAAGGTGCTTGGCAAGATTGATTCTTTTTAAGGTTAGGTAATCGCGAAAACTCACCCCGATGGTTTTATGAAAAAACTTAGAAAAGTAAGTGACTGAATAATGGCAATATTCGGCGACATCTTCTTCTCTTATTGTTCTAGATAAGTTTTTCTCTATATATCTCAGCATTTCAACGAGGTCTTTACTGATATGTTTTTGAGATTGTTTCTCAACTAATTTATGTATATCAAGAATTTCTTGATGTTTCGTAAACTGATAATAAACCTGCTTATTCAGCTCATCAGACCATAACCTTACGTCATCATTATTTATAGAGAAGGAAGAAAATATCACATCCAACTGACCAATTTCTTCTGGAAGTTCTTCATTGCAGATAACAATTAAGTGTTTATCTAAGTTTTGGCAAAGCTTAACCGCAGTATGCAGTAAAGAAGCAAAGGGCTCTTCAAAATAAAAAAAGCAGAAATGTATATCGGGCTCACTCAGTACTGATACATCATAACCATAATCTAGAATGTGAAAATGTCTTTCTAAATCTCTTACCAGATCTTTTTCGATATAAGTGACTGATTTTCCGAGCCAGTAGCCTTTGTGTAGTACTTCCACTGTATGCAGTCCTTAGTCATCTTAATTAGAATAATGAGGAACTATAAGGTTGAGCTTAGTATGAGATTATGAGGTTGACCAACTGCGCTATTGAGCTTTAACAAACTTATATGATTATTTTAATAGATCATTGTCACACTTTGTTCTCGTCAGAATTTTGTCAAGTATCAAAAGTGAGAAATAAAGTAATGTTTACAGTGTTTTTATAATTTTAGCTTAGATTGTTGATTATTTCTTTTTTAATCATTTATTTGTAGTAATAAAATTATTTAGAGTAATTGTTTTAATGGCTAAATTTGTGCGCTTAATAGGACAAAAAAGTCCAGATCGTATTCGAAGGTTGAGCAAAAAAATACCAAAGATGGACAAAATAATCCTAACTCTTATCTTCGAATAACTCTAAATTATCAATAAGCGCTACAGCTTAATGAACTTTGGAAGGAGACATATCATGAGCAAGCTTATTAAAAACATCACAGCATTTATGAAAGACGAAGAAGGTTTGACAGTTGTTGAGTACGTTGTAGGTGCAGGTCTACTCGTTGCAGGATTAGCGGGTATTTTTGGCACATTCAGTACAACCCTAGAAACTGAGCTGGGCAATGTATTTGCTGATGAATAGCCGAGAGTATAAGGTAAAAGTATCACCTCTCAATCGATAGTTTATGACCCATAGTGAACTCACTATGGGTCTTTTGTACTAGGTGAAATAAGGAGGTTTTTGTGTCTGTATCAGATTTTTTAAAGGATGAAGAAGGACTTACCGTTGTTGAATATGTAGTGGGGGCTGGTCTGATAGTTGTGGGCTTTGCTGGTTTATTTGTTGCGTTTAGAGGAATACTAACTGCCGAATTTGCGACTATATTTAACTAATAACAAAGTCTTATTACGGAGCGGTTAAATGGATGTATTAGTTTGGGTCGTCTTATTTGCAGTAGCCGTTTCTGATGCCAAAGAACATAGAATTCCTAATACTTTTTTATTAACGATTATTGCTATTGTTTTCATAAACAATGCTTTCGTTGTCGGCGATTTTTCTCTTTTAGCATGGTCTTTATTTAGTGGTATTACTTGTTTTATATGCGCCTTGATTCTTTACTTATTAAAAGTTATGGCTCCTGGGGATGTAAAACTAATGGGAGTGGTCGGCTTTTGGTTAGGTAGCGAACACACGTTAAATGCTGTGTTTTGGATTGCAGTTTCTAGCGTAATGATAGGGTTATTGTACGCACTTCAGAGAATGGCACAAAGCCCAGAACAAACTAAAGTACTAATAAAGAAATACTCGATCTTTGCGTTGTATGGCGTTTCTTCTACTAAAGCTCTAGGTGAGAAAAGAAGCATGGAAGAGCATTATAGAATGCCATTTGCTCCAGTCGTTGTAGTTGGAGTTGCTATGTCCCAGTATTTTTGAGTACTTACCTTCAAGAGACAAGGAGTCTCTATGGTTCAGTCGACGGTTCAAATAAAACATAGGGTCGAAC encodes:
- a CDS encoding A24 family peptidase, with product MDVLVWVVLFAVAVSDAKEHRIPNTFLLTIIAIVFINNAFVVGDFSLLAWSLFSGITCFICALILYLLKVMAPGDVKLMGVVGFWLGSEHTLNAVFWIAVSSVMIGLLYALQRMAQSPEQTKVLIKKYSIFALYGVSSTKALGEKRSMEEHYRMPFAPVVVVGVAMSQYF
- a CDS encoding AMP-binding protein, whose protein sequence is MIQPNELSKPTCALPPPNEMILKWAEERPNEVYLKQTINRKFVEYTYAEVADQALKLVSALNDLGVQPRDKVALVSKNCAEWFICDLAMMLGDFVSVPIFPTAGADTIEYCLTHSESKVLIGGKLDDAAATQQVIDSKPDVITISLPYDTAPKCKYQFKELIASAQPSETRPEHYDDKLMSLVYTSGTSGLPKGAMLTYGAFSWSVQQLINHIGIQENDRLFSYLPLAHITERVYIFGSSIMGGVQTAFPESLDTFIEDVKMQRPTLFISVPRLWTLFQQRIQDKLPQKKLNILLKIPFVNSLIKKKLAEGLGLDQARVLGCGSAPVSPALLEWYHSVGLHITEAWGMTESFAYSTLNYPFRADKIGSVGNAGPGIELKIAEDEEIMVRGKGLFSGYYKNDIATQESFNAEGWLHTGDIGFIDSEGYLTIQGRKKDTFKTAKGKFVAPVPIEKKLFEYSRVEMMCLIGLGLPAPILLVVPHDFPNFDKERYERTTKKVIARMNADLESHEQIKGVLMIKDPWSIENGILTPTLKIKRHVLEQKYHDIGHNWPKGQLVVWED
- a CDS encoding Flp family type IVb pilin codes for the protein MSVSDFLKDEEGLTVVEYVVGAGLIVVGFAGLFVAFRGILTAEFATIFN
- a CDS encoding Flp family type IVb pilin, whose product is MSKLIKNITAFMKDEEGLTVVEYVVGAGLLVAGLAGIFGTFSTTLETELGNVFADE
- a CDS encoding helix-turn-helix domain-containing protein, which produces MEVLHKGYWLGKSVTYIEKDLVRDLERHFHILDYGYDVSVLSEPDIHFCFFYFEEPFASLLHTAVKLCQNLDKHLIVICNEELPEEIGQLDVIFSSFSINNDDVRLWSDELNKQVYYQFTKHQEILDIHKLVEKQSQKHISKDLVEMLRYIEKNLSRTIREEDVAEYCHYSVTYFSKFFHKTIGVSFRDYLTLKRINLAKHLLTNDRKEKISFIAFQCGYNDVSYFSRIFKKKTGISPAIYRQLH